In Debaryomyces hansenii CBS767 chromosome A complete sequence, a genomic segment contains:
- a CDS encoding DEHA2D03740p (similar to CA0172|IPF19154 Candida albicans) → MPDLFDNLFNRIGTKINGGKTTHHYQGSSQVNTGRFYSFHENGTNNKYWMPTSKSFDNTIDKIDDTNTKKERMNSDASVGSEGLVMPRSRMNSAASDVSESSDT, encoded by the coding sequence ATGCCAGACTTATTTGACAACTTATTTAACAGAATAGGAACCAAAATTAATGGTGGTAAGACGACACACCACTACCAAGGGTCGTCGCAAGTGAACACAGGTAGATTCTACAGTTTCCATGAAAATGGTACTAACAACAAGTACTGGATGCCTACCTCAAAGAGCTTCGATAATACTATTGATAAGATTGATGACACTAATACGAAGAAGGAAAGAATGAATAGTGATGCTTCGGTTGGGTCAGAAGGCTTGGTGATGCCTAGATCCAGAATGAATAGTGCTGCATCAGATGTGCTGGAGAGCCTGGACACCTAA
- a CDS encoding DEHA2D03762p (similar to uniprot|P23291 Saccharomyces cerevisiae YHR135C YCK1 membrane-bound casein kinase I homolog or uniprot|P23292 Saccharomyces cerevisiae YNL154C YCK2 membrane- bound casein kinase I homolog): MAQTNSSIIVGVHYKVGKKIGEGSFGIIFEGINLLNNQQVAIKFEPRKCEAPQLRDEYRSYRILNGSIGIPQAYFFGQEGVHNILVIDLLGPSLEDLFDWCGRKFSFKTVIQVAKQMIGRVQIIHENNLIYRDIKPDNFLIGKPGTSQANQVYVVDFGMAKQFRDPKSKCHIPYREKKALSGTARYMSINTHLGREQSRRDDLESLGHVFLYFLKGALPWQGLKAPTNKQKYEKIGQKKQNTSVNELCYGLPIQFAQYLSYVRGLKFDETPDYNYLISLMEKALISIDSTEDGHYDWMDLNNGRGWDAALNKKANLHGYGNPHPPQNSSQNAQLYNKHRKSTNTPPQKSQRTNRNIPPQDRNPRSKSLTYGNYNSITQDRNGQPATRNEYQDGMIPVRDDGDLHSDTSSFNERRQKEKGWFRKLCCCF; this comes from the coding sequence ATGGCACAAACAAACTCTTCAATTATAGTGGGAGTTCACTATAAGGTTGGAAAGAAAATAGGTGAAGGGTCATTTGGGATAATTTTTGAAGGAATTAATCTATTAAACAATCAACAGGTTGCAATTAAGTTTGAACCTAGAAAGTGTGAAGCACCACAACTCAGGGATGAATATAGATCATACAGAATATTGAACGGAAGCATAGGCATACCACAAGCGTACTTTTTCGGACAAGAAGGAGTACACAATATATTGGTGATTGATTTATTGGGACCTTCGTTAGAAGATTTATTTGACTGGTGTGGCCGTAAGTTCTCGTTCAAGACAGTAATCCAGGTGGCCAAGCAAATGATCGGCCGGGTACAAATTATTCATGAAAacaatttgatttatagAGATATCAAGCCCgataatttcttgattggCAAGCCAGGTACACTGCAGGCGAATCAAGTATACGTGGTTGATTTTGGAATGGCGAAGCAATTCAGGGACCCAAAGTCCAAGTGCCATATTCCATACAGAGAAAAAAAGGCATTAAGTGGAACGGCGCGTTATATGTCTATAAACACTCATCTTGGGAGGGAACAACTGAGGCGAGACGATTTAGAGAGTTTAGGACATGTATTTCTCTACTTTTTGAAGGGTGCTTTACCATGGCAAGGCTTGAAGGCACCAACaaacaaacaaaaataCGAAAAGATCGGCCAGAAAAAGCAAAATACGTCGGTAAATGAATTATGCTATGGCTTGCCAATTCAGTTTGCACAATATTTGAGTTACGTTAGAGGATTAAAATTTGACGAAACTCCAgattataattatttaatatcattaatgGAGAAAGCACTTATATCGATTGACTCTACTGAAGATGGTCACTATGATTGGATGGACTTGAATAACGGAAGGGGCTGGGATGCtgcattaaataaaaaagCCAACTTACATGGCTATGGTAACCCACACCCTCCCCAGAATTCATCACAGAATGCCCAATTGTACAATAAGCATAGAAAGTCGACCAATACTCCTCCCCAGAAATCTCAACGTACAAACCGTAATATACCACCACAAGACAGAAACCCTCGTTCTAAGTCATTAACGTACGGCAActataattcaataactcAGGATAGAAATGGCCAACCAGCCACTAGAAACGAATATCAGGACGGCATGATACCAGTAAGAGATGATGGAGATTTACATTCAGACACATCAAGCTTTAACGAAAGAAGACAAAAGGAAAAGGGTTGGTTCCGAAAATTGTGCTGCTGCTTCTAA
- a CDS encoding DEHA2D03784p (similar to uniprot|Q12432 Saccharomyces cerevisiae YPR023c EAF3 Esa1p-associated factor), producing the protein MSGDDAAVFKPNARVLAYHGPLIYEAKVIKIHEKNKTFIEDGEGKHQPIEGGNLPEEYYSVNAYFVHYKGWKAKWDEWVGPDRILEYNEANVQAQKELKEQLTKAKIKPKVKAEPAVASTGTKKRGMPVSSASTVTKKKKTDPNRVNEVSIFMKPELKYILVDDWEFITKERKIINIPSSRPVTVILNDYLQSKKDQDTSHQTMDVINEIMQGLELYFNKSLSLILLYKFERLQYMNLLKEHGDDLRPSELYGVEHLLRLFVALPGLIAQTTMDSVSINVLVKQSKDILEFITDNMSVYLNDYVNVSPAYDSLARS; encoded by the coding sequence ATGTCAGGAGACGATGCTGCAGTGTTTAAGCCAAATGCACGGGTGCTAGCTTATCATGGACCGCTAATTTACGAAGCTAAGGTGATAAAAATTcatgaaaaaaataagacgtttattgaagatggaGAAGGAAAGCACCAACCTATTGAAGGAGGTAACTTACCCGAAGAATACTACAGCGTGAACGCGTATTTTGTGCATTATAAAGGATGGAAGGCCAAGTGGGATGAATGGGTTGGACCAGACAGAATATTGGAATACAATGAGGCCAACGTCCAAGCacaaaaagaattaaaagaaCAACTTACGAAGGCAAAGATTAAACCTAAGGTCAAGGCAGAGCCCGCGGTGGCATCAACAGGTACTAAGAAAAGAGGCATGCCTGTTTCTAGTGCCTCCACAGTCActaagaaaaagaagacagACCCCAATCGTGTCAACGAAGTTTCTATTTTTATGAAGCCCGAGTTGAAGTATATCTTGGTGGACGACTGGGAATTTATCACCAAGGAAAGAAAGATAATAAACATACCCAGCTCGCGACCGGTGACAGTTATACTCAACGACTATTTACAATCCAAGAAGGACCAGGATACCAGCCACCAGACAATGGACGTGATAAATGAGATAATGCAAGGGTTAGAGTTGTACTTCAACAAGTCTCTAAGCTTGATTTTGCTCTACAAGTTTGAAAGATTACAATACATGAATCTCCTTAAGGAACATGGGGACGACTTGCGGCCGTCTGAATTATACGGAGTCGAACACTTATTAAGGCTCTTTGTAGCATTACCGGGGTTAATTGCCCAAACTACTATGGATTCCGTGAGTATCAATGTGTTAGTCAAGCAGAGTAAGGATATACTCGAGTTTATAACTGATAACATGTCGGTGTATTTAAATGATTATGTAAATGTTAGTCCGGCTTATGATAGTTTAGCTAGGTCCTAA
- a CDS encoding DEHA2D03806p (no similarity): MKPYIVDIVDKSNVSESIKYKITNDVPDSLDSSIRDTQLIQPHTEKPVVKYLFKDDLKDTKYNNEHIVEELIQSDENIKKVIILEVEDNKIKETKQYNLQDEEATQISHVEINDTNSHNSKIIRIETVESNLKGLEKFTNKLGQTSSLHMLELFDDRNKQLLDIIRYGDETK, translated from the coding sequence ATGAAGCCATATATTGTTGACATAGTAGATAAATCAAACGTATCAGAGTCCatcaaatacaaaattaCCAACGATGTGCCCGATAGCTTAGATAGTAGTATCAGGGACACCCAATTGATACAACCCCACACGGAGAAGCCGGtagtgaaatatttatttaaggATGACTTGAAAGAtaccaaatataataatgaacaCATCGTGGAAGAGTTGATACAACtggatgaaaatataaagaaggTAATAATCCTCGAAGTGGAAgacaataaaataaagGAAACTAAGCAGTATAATTTACAAGACGAGGAAGCTACTCAAATTTCACACgttgaaatcaatgataCAAACTCCCATAACAGTAAGATTATAAGGATCGAGACGGTGGAATCCAATTTGAAAGGATTAGAGAAATTCACAAATAAACTAGGACAAACGAGCAGTCTACACATGTTAGAACTATTCGACGATCGCAACAAACAGCTACTAGATATTATACGGTACGGTGACGAGacaaaataa
- a CDS encoding DEHA2D03828p (weakly similar to uniprot|P40188 Saccharomyces cerevisiae YIL057c) → MTKKNKNQTLALDLDNCEKLTQLKEIPKSRSSSITSIESEGSIQSVLKPPPMREFEDVVAFESYIRDETWDNDFDYCHAHLSYYPPFITKEVHGNMDKIKPTMNKKSRKFKRNLQHHIQKHLMPEMEKCSGFTMDFGKAGVEETPTMLKWKFEDTSDHGFSKEEENQFDRHWKLQLEVTCNNENPLVEVDYMAIPI, encoded by the coding sequence ATGACCAAAAAAAACAAGAACCAAACTTTAGCTCTTGATTTGGATAACTGTGAAAAGTTGACTcaattaaaagaaattcCTAAGTCCAGATCATCATCGATTACCTCTATTGAATCAGAGGGGTCCATTCAATCGGTGTTGAAACCACCACCAATGAGAGAATTCGAAGACGTTGTTGCTTTCGAAAGTTACATTCGTGATGAGACTTGggataatgattttgattacTGTCATGCCCATTTGTCGTACTATCCACCATTTATTACCAAGGAAGTGCACGGGAACATGGATAAGATCAAGCCTACCATGAACAAAAAATCCCGTAAGTTCAAGAGAAACTTGCAGCACCACATTCAGAAGCACTTGATGCCAGAAATGGAGAAGTGTTCTGGATTTACTATGGATTTTGGCAAGGCAGGGGTCGAAGAAACTCCAACCATGTTGAAATGGAAGTTTGAAGATACCAGTGATCACGGCTTCtcgaaagaagaagaaaatcaatttgaTAGACACTGGAAATTACAATTAGAAGTTACTTGCAATAACGAGAACCCATTAGTCGAAGTCGATTATATGGCAATCCCGATTTAG
- a CDS encoding DEHA2D03850p (no similarity) produces the protein MGKLTFKGDKPKKRKRTENEDRQEPVKKARGENINLDGWSTASCVEDLKGPCIVLGDSNRDRNDEKEEKAATGEQHVVLQVGEDTIATGKDLEVVADTVNFFGGNDYPGIHKCEPNKVNQVLTLVPISEFEKSRLDTSKTNKFALKTHHNRYLSSTSALVHAIGDNEIFTFKKVDIANDTLGCDEPWWEILNNDTQLVLEPSESSYRVKFVETGKISEIDGIIDRFVIRVQSKNTLKGSRILLNDTEVENTPNLNKIVRQLYKETNGKIEINGELVKRLKDAISTGDINEQVIQEKSKYLSKW, from the coding sequence ATGGGGAAGTTGACGTTCAAGGGAGATAAGCCCAAGAAGCGCAAGAGAACAGAAAATGAGGATAGACAGGAGCCCGTGAAGAAGGCTAGGGgtgaaaatattaacttAGATGGTTGGAGTACGGCCTCGTGCGTGGAAGATTTGAAAGGACCATGCATAGTGCTTGGAGATAGTAATAGAGATAGGAACGatgaaaaggaagaaaaagCTGCAACTGGGGAACAGCATGTGGTTTTGCAAGTTGGTGAGGATACTATAGCGACGGGGAAAGATCTTGAAGTTGTAGCAGATACGGTTAATTTCTTTGGGGGGAACGACTATCCAGGAATACATAAATGTGAGCCCAACAAGGTGAATCAGGTGTTGACATTAGTCCCGATAAGCGAGTTCGAGAAGTCGAGGCTAGATACTTCTAAAACTAACAAATTTGCCTTAAAAACACATCACAATCGATATTTGTCTTCAACACTGGCTTTAGTGCATGCTATCGGAGACAATGAGATATTTACGTTCAAAAAGGTTGATATTGCAAATGATACGCTAGGATGCGACGAACCATGGTGGGAGATACTCAACAACGACACCCAGCTTGTGCTTGAACCTTCAGAATCGTCCTACAGAGTCAAATTTGTGGAAACTGGCAAAATATCCGAAATCGATGGTATAATTGACAGATTTGTTATTAGGGTCCAATCTAAAAACACCCTTAAGGGATCTCGGATATTATTGAACGATACAGAGGTAGAAAACACCCCAAACTTGAATAAGATAGTCCGCcaattatataaagagACAAACGGAAAGATTGAAATCAATGGTGAATTGGTCAAAAGGTTGAAAGACGCCATTTCAACAGGCGATATCAACGAACAGGTAATTCAggagaaatcaaaataccTCTCTAAATGGTAA
- a CDS encoding DEHA2D03872p (similar to uniprot|Q12328 Saccharomyces cerevisiae YDL217c TIM22 subunit of the TIM22-complex singleton) yields MAFGVYKVPEEQKTYAQMTPQEQAEEGAKKMVELMQSCPGKTVMAGVSGFFLGGFFGLFMASMSYDVPIGTNAVSNIRDLPFKQQMKLQFSDMGKRTYSSAKNFGYIGMVYSGVECAIESLRAKHDIYNGVSAGCITGGGLAIRAGPQAALVGCAGFAAFSTAIDLYLRSDSASPPKNDYDE; encoded by the coding sequence atggCATTCGGTGTATATAAAGTACCAGAGGAGCAGAAAACCTATGCTCAGATGACACCTCAAGAACAGGCAGAGGAAGGTGCCAAAAAGATGGTGGAATTAATGCAATCCTGTCCTGGTAAAACAGTCATGGCTGGTGTTTCTGGTTTCTTTTTAGGTGGTTTTTTCGGTTTATTTATGGCATCCATGTCGTACGATGTGCCAATCGGTACCAATGCAGTTAGCAATATTCGTGACTTGCCATTCAAACAACAGATGAAGCTCCAGTTCTCAGATATGGGAAAGAGAACATACTCATCGGCCAAGAATTTTGGTTATATTGGTATGGTGTATTCTGGTGTCGAATGTGCGATTGAAAGTTTAAGAGCGAAGCATGATATTTATAACGGTGTCAGTGCCGGTTGTATTACTGGAGGTGGCTTGGCTATAAGGGCTGGTCCTCAAGCAGCATTAGTTGGATGTGCCGGTTTTGCTGCATTCTCGACCGctattgatttatatttaagaAGTGACAGTGCTTCACCACCAAAAAATGATTATGACGAATAG
- a CDS encoding DEHA2D03894p (no similarity), which translates to MNTKNKRRNNEVAMQLGDPLPLPYKIDRNVQIKEEEDTAVETRHNSRSFHEPIPLNRKVSSSQKEDIYLPENLKTRAKTINLAKPRPVPISRNYLNSRVVSNDHILPKLYDTEEQLQSVESIAEKLDRIRKLIAYRQVNIDCEDFQRFDGELSSLLKDHHEFDEIEANEQLQPSHEPTVLEELENLQRITRPDYTIRYIVIITSIILFLISSFVVSGLNYEYCYYFC; encoded by the coding sequence ATGAATACTAAGAATAAACGAAGAAATAATGAGGTGGCAATGCAATTGGGAGATCCATTACCTCTACCGTACAAGATTGACAGAAATGTacaaattaaagaagaggaagacACAGCAGTTGAGACTAGACATAACTCAAGACTGTTCCACGAGCCTATACCTCTTAATAGGAAGGTCAGTTCTTCTCAAAAGGAAGATATATATCTACCagagaatttgaaaactaGAGCAAAAACAATAAATCTTGCAAAGCCAAGGCCTGTTCCAATACTGAGAAATTACTTGAATTCGAGAGTAGTTTCAAATGATCATATCTTGCCAAAACTATATGATACGGAAGAACAATTACAATCTGTGGAATCAAtagctgaaaaattagataGGATAAGGAAGCTAATTGCTTACAGACAAGTCAATATAGATTGCGAGGACTTCCAGAGATTTGATGGTGAATTATCGAGTCTCCTTAAAGATCACCATGAATTTGACGAAATAGAGGCAAACGAACAATTACAACCACTGCATGAACCCACCGTGTTAGAAGAGTTAGAAAATCTACAACGAATAACTAGACCAGACTATACCATACGTTATATCGTAATTATTACTAGCATCATTTTATTcttaatatcatcatttgttGTGTCAGGGTTGAATTACGAATactgttattatttttgttaa
- a CDS encoding DEHA2D03916p (similar to uniprot|P08004 Saccharomyces cerevisiae YNL192W CHS1 Chitin synthase I or uniprot|P14180 Saccharomyces cerevisiae YBR038W CHS2 Chitin synthase II): MSGFHRLGNNHNQYGDEDDISLNDYLNHQQSGVYNYNPADQQDRMASDNSINFQQPQPVYNNQHGDSYEEFDSYYHDEEMEPSNIFTTSNAPRPPNLAPLPQSEDPFDTRPYNDNSDMDNYELNQFHDYGYTGENYDHAFVPNVYDDEEEKEFDQRIQYNQFEGDSYDLNTVQVVNPLVPEDELVDIPQSPFGEEGDEFVRPPEEGEEEIRSKPQIGIASGLNGHLVLDCPVATELLRKFPDYRQTEKDNGLSREFAYMRYTAVTCGPSNFYRDGYILRPVHYPMPRQTELMIVVTMYNEDDILLAKTLKGVFKNIKHLESRTRSPVWGKNSWKKVVVCIVSDGRSKINERAQALLAGLGVYQDGLAKSRVDDKKVQAHIYEYTTRVGISSVDDTVKLTTEKIVPVQLLFCLKENNAKKINSHRWCFQALGQVLDPRVVILLDAGTQPSGKALYHLWKEFDKNPQVAGACGEIKAALRKRQLVTNPLVYAQNFEYKISNILDKPTESVFGFISVLPGAFSAYRYVALQNDINGKGPLEKYFKGEFLHGSGELDPNDDEYELKKTELKEEAGIFTSNMYLAEDRILCYELVAKKGCSWLLRYCRTASAETDVPQGLAEFILQRRRWLNGSFFAAIYALAHFPKLWGSSHSIGRKICLHIEFIYQFLNLVVSWFSIGSYFLVFRILTTSLADSNLNFAPGNVLSVIFLWLYLASIVTTFVLSFGNKPKGTEKFYIVIVIFFAILMAYMIFAAIFMAVNSIQSIYEDESKITVSLFFKNEQFRDLVVATASTYALYFVASFIYFEPWHMFTSFIQYILLSPAYINVLNIYAFCNIDDISWGTKGDTGAKDLGSAMVREDGTFDVNIPILKEEINQSYLNQLEKIKKPLEDDGPKPETSNEDYYAFIRSMTVLIWMFSNFIIIAVVLETGGFSQFSSDETEDDNTRSKIFLTVILWLVAFMALFRFIGCVMYLIHRFIMRFKHSQSKKA, encoded by the coding sequence ATGAGTGGCTTTCATCGTCTAGGCAATAATCATAACCAATACGGGGATGAAGACGATATTTCGTTAAACGActatttaaatcatcaacagTCGGGAGTGTATAATTATAACCCAGCAGATCAACAAGACAGAATGGCTAGTGATAACTCAATTAATTTCCAACAACCACAGCCAGTGTATAATAACCAACACGGAGACAGTTACGAGGAATTTGACAGTTATTACCACGATGAAGAGATGGAACCATCGAATATTTTCACCACGTCCAATGCTCCACGGCCACCGAATTTAGCACCATTGCCCCAGAGCGAAGATCCCTTTGATACGAGACCGTACAATGATAATTCAGATATGGATAACTACGAgttgaatcaatttcacGATTATGGGTATACCGGAGAAAACTACGACCATGCGTTCGTACCCAATGTGTATGACGATgaggaagaaaaagagtTTGATCAAAGGATTCAGTACAACCAGTTTGAAGGTGATTCATACGATTTAAATACTGTGCAAGTGGTGAATCCGTTGGTGCCTGAAGATGAACTAGTTGACATTCCTCAATCTCCGTTCGGCGAAGAAGGAGACGAATTTGTGAGGCCCCCAGAAGAAGGCGAAGAAGAGATCAGGTCCAAGCCTCAAATTGGTATTGCATCAGGTTTAAACGGTCATTTAGTTTTGGATTGTCCAGTAGCGACAGAGTTACTAAGAAAATTTCCTGACTACAGACAAACAGAAAAGGATAACGGGTTATCAAGAGAATTCGCCTATATGAGATATACAGCAGTTACATGTGGGCCATCTAATTTTTATAGGGATGGCTATATTTTGAGACCAGTACATTACCCAATGCCACGTCAAACGGAATTGATGATAGTAGTCACTATGTacaatgaagatgatattcTTTTAGCAAAAACATTGAAGGGGGtattcaagaatataaagCATTTGGAATCCAGAACAAGGTCTCCTGTTTGGGGAAAGAATTCCTGGAAGAAGGTGGTTGTATGTATTGTAAGTGATGGTCGTTCCAAGATCAATGAAAGAGCACAAGCATTATTGGCAGGTTTAGGAGTGTATCAAGACGGGTTAGCTAAGAGTAGAGTTGACGACAAGAAAGTGCAAGCCCatatttatgaatataCCACAAGAGTTGGTATTTCTAGTGTTGATGATACAGTTAAGCTCACTACTGAAAAAATCGTTCCAGTACAGTTACTATTctgtttgaaagaaaacaatgccaaaaaaatcaattccCACAGATGGTGTTTCCAAGCTTTGGGACAAGTATTAGATCCGAGAGTGGTGATTTTATTAGATGCTGGTACTCAACCTTCGGGTAAAGCTTTATATCATTTGTGGAAAGAATTCGACAAGAACCCTCAAGTGGCAGGTGCATGTGGTGAAATAAAAGCTGCTTTAAGAAAAAGACAGCTAGTTACAAATCCTTTAGTATATGCCCAAAATTTCGAATATAAGATTTCGAATATTTTGGATAAACCAACCGAATCAGTATTCGGATTCATTTCGGTATTGCCTGGTGCATTTTCAGCTTACAGATATGTTGCTCTTCAGAATGATATCAATGGCAAAGGGCCAttagaaaaatattttaaggGGGAATTTTTGCACGGAAGTGGTGAGCTTGATcctaatgatgatgaatacGAATTAAAAAAGACAGAATTGAAAGAGGAAGCAGGGATATTCACTTCAAATATGTATTTGGCAGAAGATAGAATTTTATGTTATGAATTAGTTGCCAAAAAGGGCTGCTCCTGGTTATTGAGGTACTGTAGAACTGCATCTGCAGAAACCGATGTTCCACAGGGGTTAGCTGAGTTTATTTTACAGAGGAGAAGATGGTTGAATGGGTCATTTTTTGCGGCTATTTACGCATTAGCACATTTCCCTAAGCTTTGGGGCTCTTCACATTCAATTGGGAGGAAAATCTGTCTtcatattgaattcatATACCAATTCTTAAATTTAGTTGTTTCTTGGTTTTCAATTGGTTCATATTTTTTGGTTTTCAGAATATTGACAACTTCGTTAGCAGATTCTAATCTAAATTTTGCCCCAGGAAATGTATTATCGGTAATATTTCTATGGCTTTACTTAGCATCAATTGTTACTACATTTGTTTTGAGTTTTGGTAATAAGCCTAAAGGAACAGAAAAATTTTACATAGTAATTGTTATTTTCTTCGCAATATTGATGGCGTATATGATATTTGCAGCCATATTCATGGCTGTTAATTCAATTCAGCTGATCTATGAGGATGAAAGTAAAATTACGGTATCACTTTTTTTTAAGAATGAGCAATTCAGAGATTTAGTGGTTGCAACTGCCTCCACTTATGCATTGTACTTTGTTGCatcatttatttattttgaaccATGGCATATGTTTACCTCATTCATCCAATATATCTTACTCTCGCCAGCATATATTAATGTTTTGAACATTTATGCGTTCTgtaatattgatgatatttcatGGGGTACCAAGGGTGATACAGGAGCTAAAGATTTAGGTTCGGCAATGGTTAGAGAAGATGGTACTTTCGATGTCAATATACCAATATTAAAGGAAGAAATCAATCAGTCTTACTTGAATCAATTAGAAAAGATTAAGAAGCCACTTGAAGACGATGGTCCTAAACCAGAAACAAGTAATGAGGATTATTATGCATTTATCAGGTCGATGACTGTTTTGATCTGGAtgttttccaattttattatcattgcCGTCGTTCTCGAAACTGGTGGATTTAGTCAATTTTCTTCGGATGAGACAGAGGATGATAATACAAGGtccaaaattttcttgacAGTTATATTATGGTTAGTTGCATTCATGGCATTATTTAGGTTCATTGGATGTGTAATGTATTTGATACATAGATTTATCATGAGATTTAAACATTCTCAGTCGAAGAAGGCATAA
- a CDS encoding DEHA2D03938p (no similarity), translating into MILLNLIYVLWVVVVPIICHTPDEQLLAREPSKLTGCIVIFTPHYDPTTPQQVTETNDRIRILMDSYRKYVENELENTVKFEYSTVFYGMAIEFNNLDKIHEMIIQSSSIEVDRLDIDNYELMESEIKKLFQNYRKDELSKYGIDLVYQSDTPVSIDEPMM; encoded by the coding sequence ATGATACttttaaatttgatatatgTGTTATGGGTGGTCGTTGTACCAATCATATGTCATACACCCGATGAGCAGTTATTAGCTCGTGAACCAAGTAAATTAACAGGATGTATAGTTATATTTACGCCACATTATGATCCAACAACTCCACAGCAAGTAACTGAAACGAATGATCGAATTAGAATTCTCATGGATAGCTATAGGAAATATGTTGAGAACGAATTAGAGAATACGgttaaatttgaatattctaCGGTGTTTTACGGAATGGCGATTGagttcaataatttggacAAAATTCATGAAATGATTATCCAGAGCCTGTCTATAGAAGTGGATAGGCTAGATATTGACAATTACGAATTAATGGAACTGGAgatcaagaaattgttCCAAAACTACAGGAAGGATGAATTAAGTAAATATGGAATCGACTTGGTTTATCAATCGGACACACCTGTGTCTATTGATGAGCCAATGATGTAA
- a CDS encoding DEHA2D03960p (highly similar to uniprot|P38182 Saccharomyces cerevisiae YBL078C ATG8 Protein required for autophagy), whose product MRSQFKDEHPFEKRKAEATRITQRFNDRLPVICEKAENSDIQEIDKRKYLVPGDLSVGQFVYVIRKRIKLPSEKAIFIFINDILPPTAALMSTIYEEHKDEDGFLYVLYSGENTFGETEMKRLNVADLELDFDSVN is encoded by the exons ATGAGATCTCAATTTAAGGACGAACATCCATTTG AAAAGAGAAAGGCCGAAGCTACTCGGATCACTCAAAGATTCAATGATAGACTTCCAGTTATTTGTGAGAAGGCAGAAAACTCAGATATCCAGGAGATTGATAAGAGAAAGTATTTGGTGCCGGGGGATTTATCTGTCGGTCAGTTTGTGTATGTGATAAGAAAACGAATCAAGTTGCCTAGCGAGAAGGCtatttttatctttataAACGATATCTTGCCACCCACAGCTGCATTAATGAGTACTATTTACGAAGAACATAAGGACGAGGATGGATTTTTATACGTGTTGTATTCGGGTGAAAACACCTTTGGTGAGACTGAAATGAAGAGATTGAACGTGGCAGACCTAGAATTAGATTTTGATTCAGTGAACTGA